One genomic region from Haloarcula taiwanensis encodes:
- a CDS encoding peptidase, translated as MMQSLPTPAMPAWLPWQEAVVLVVVLVILLAVRRLSGVRLGDGVRARLLLGVPWGTLVTIAGVTAVYLFLQGAWWHPRDPLVTPFRTWSYFYPFGMLTGAFTHGSQGHITGNLMGTLVYGTVAEYVWGHYPRKRGVQTFTSLRTNPFARILVVPVAMFVVGVFSAVFAIGPIVGFSGVVFAIAGFALVTRPTLFLGAFLGTRVLDLLYSALRYPVSTAAGQTRFVTPWWSNIAIQGHAIGILAGVVVALALLRSRDEHPDMLRVFFATLVFAVAQGLWAVYIPLGSGRFRLFRWAGTALVFLLALVVAAATVGSDRRLRPSFDRHPASLAVIVLLVVLGALSLAAVPTNVVDLQADQLPEDGIEVRDYVVAYDENVPNAYFESIWVPTQQAETTVNASGVIVASAEREVWIAAVQPGQLAVNGKERVTVGGSTWRESVYANRTDWSVLGNASVYRVQLRRERGQSRTAYTSEPSTADVILDGRNVTVAARQNGFDVVVTRGNETVGQAPLPANMTRTRIGGLTFERNRSRLYAGTDGTRVKIAERRQQAA; from the coding sequence ATGATGCAGTCGCTGCCGACGCCGGCCATGCCCGCGTGGCTCCCATGGCAGGAAGCGGTCGTCCTCGTCGTGGTGCTTGTCATCCTTCTTGCCGTCCGCCGACTCTCGGGTGTACGACTGGGCGATGGTGTACGGGCGCGACTCCTGCTTGGGGTCCCGTGGGGGACGCTGGTGACAATTGCGGGTGTCACGGCGGTGTACCTGTTCCTGCAGGGCGCATGGTGGCACCCGCGGGACCCGCTTGTGACCCCGTTCCGGACGTGGTCGTACTTCTACCCGTTCGGGATGCTCACGGGGGCGTTCACTCACGGCAGTCAGGGCCACATCACGGGCAACCTCATGGGCACACTGGTGTACGGAACGGTCGCGGAGTACGTCTGGGGCCACTACCCTCGCAAGCGGGGTGTCCAGACCTTCACGTCGCTTCGGACGAACCCGTTTGCCAGGATTCTGGTTGTTCCCGTCGCCATGTTCGTCGTGGGTGTGTTCTCCGCGGTGTTCGCTATCGGGCCGATTGTGGGCTTTTCCGGCGTGGTGTTTGCCATTGCCGGGTTCGCGCTCGTGACGCGGCCGACGCTGTTTCTCGGTGCATTTCTCGGAACCCGCGTGCTCGACCTCCTGTATTCGGCACTCCGATATCCGGTGTCGACGGCCGCTGGCCAGACCCGGTTTGTGACGCCGTGGTGGTCGAACATCGCTATCCAGGGGCACGCTATCGGCATACTCGCAGGCGTCGTCGTGGCGCTCGCGTTGCTTCGGAGCCGGGACGAACACCCGGACATGTTGCGGGTGTTCTTTGCGACGCTCGTGTTCGCCGTCGCACAGGGCCTCTGGGCGGTGTACATCCCGCTCGGCAGCGGCCGGTTTCGGTTGTTCCGCTGGGCTGGGACGGCACTGGTGTTTCTCCTCGCGCTCGTCGTCGCCGCCGCGACCGTCGGCTCTGACCGGCGCCTTCGCCCGTCGTTCGACCGCCACCCGGCATCACTCGCAGTGATAGTGCTGCTCGTCGTCCTCGGTGCACTGAGTCTCGCTGCCGTCCCGACGAACGTCGTCGACCTGCAAGCGGACCAGCTCCCCGAAGACGGCATCGAGGTCAGAGACTACGTGGTGGCCTATGACGAGAACGTTCCGAACGCGTACTTCGAGAGTATCTGGGTGCCTACGCAGCAAGCGGAGACAACCGTCAACGCCAGCGGCGTCATCGTCGCTAGTGCAGAGCGGGAGGTCTGGATCGCCGCCGTCCAGCCGGGTCAGCTCGCAGTTAACGGCAAGGAGCGTGTCACGGTCGGTGGCTCGACCTGGCGTGAATCGGTGTACGCGAACCGGACGGACTGGTCGGTGCTTGGCAATGCCAGCGTCTACCGGGTTCAGCTCAGGCGCGAGAGGGGCCAGTCTCGGACCGCGTACACCTCGGAGCCATCGACGGCGGACGTGATACTCGACGGGCGGAACGTGACCGTGGCGGCCCGGCAGAACGGATTCGACGTGGTCGTAACACGGGGGAATGAAACGGTCGGGCAAGCACCGCTTCCGGCGAACATGACGCGGACGCGAATCGGCGGGCTGACCTTCGAGCGGAACCGCTCGCGGCTGTACGCGGGGACAGATGGGACTCGTGTGAAGATTGCGGAGCGCCGCCAGCAAGCGGCCTAG
- a CDS encoding RNA methyltransferase produces the protein MPTKSALAQQLAVVAGFDNPRASLEQYRTPPNLAAHLVHTADLQGDIQGRMVVDLGCGTGMLALGAALRSPARVVGLDIDPAPLSTARKNERKVGSTTPVSWVRADATTAPLSPPVEETTVVMNPPFGAQSDNEHADRRFLETAASIAAVSYSIHNDGSQSFVESFAGDNGGEVTHAFETEFDLPRQFEFHESDRQAITAEVYRIDWT, from the coding sequence ATGCCGACAAAGAGTGCGCTCGCCCAGCAACTCGCCGTTGTCGCCGGATTCGACAATCCGCGGGCCAGTCTCGAACAGTACCGGACTCCGCCGAATCTGGCGGCCCATCTGGTCCATACTGCGGATCTTCAAGGCGACATTCAGGGACGGATGGTCGTCGATCTGGGCTGTGGCACCGGGATGTTGGCGCTGGGTGCAGCGTTGCGGTCGCCGGCGCGGGTTGTGGGGCTGGACATCGACCCCGCGCCGCTGTCGACGGCGCGCAAAAACGAGCGGAAGGTCGGTTCGACGACCCCAGTGTCGTGGGTTCGGGCAGATGCCACCACCGCTCCGCTGTCCCCGCCTGTCGAGGAAACGACCGTCGTGATGAACCCGCCCTTCGGCGCGCAGTCGGACAACGAACACGCCGACCGACGGTTCCTCGAAACTGCTGCGTCCATCGCAGCCGTGTCGTACTCGATTCACAACGACGGAAGCCAGTCGTTCGTCGAATCCTTCGCCGGGGACAACGGCGGCGAAGTGACCCATGCCTTCGAGACGGAGTTCGACCTGCCGCGACAGTTCGAGTTCCACGAATCGGACCGTCAGGCGATTACCGCAGAAGTGTACCGCATCGACTGGACCTAG
- a CDS encoding histidine kinase: MNDPLDGAEGSDPEEQDRYLAAMQDLTAAMAASGTSFRERVEPVLAVGREHLGFPNGHIAVIAGDSHEIVASSGLQSTITAGDETPRSETYCRHTLSESGMYIVTNASEEMATDPAYERFGLEAYVGATLRADGAEYGTLCFVNDSESISEFSDWQQTLFEHLTQWVEAEIERELAVDTREQSQRLLEATFNSPETFIGILNADGNLLRANTTALGFIDADDDAVLGELFWETPWWNHSDEVACRCQNAVERASEGEMVRFEAEHVGADGQRISTAVVARPVMVDGTVQKVIVEGTDITDLKRREEQMEFFNSILRHDILNGMTVIEARAETLADALTGTQAAYAETILDWSQDIVDLTQKVRSVLSTMSDDELTEAETIELGPVVEGATKKAVSMAEDCTLRTDIHGDTVVVADDLLDDVVGNILTNAVEHGGPGTTIEVTTDRVGSMVHLRIADDGPGIPPAEREAIFEKGERGPESTGTGFGLYFVSVMVNNYGGDIWVEDSDLGGSEFVVTLPVA, encoded by the coding sequence ATGAATGATCCGCTGGACGGTGCCGAGGGTAGCGACCCGGAAGAACAGGATCGCTATCTTGCGGCTATGCAGGACCTCACTGCGGCGATGGCGGCCAGCGGAACCTCGTTTCGGGAGCGCGTCGAGCCAGTTTTGGCCGTCGGTCGAGAACACCTCGGGTTTCCGAACGGACACATCGCAGTGATCGCTGGCGACAGCCACGAAATCGTCGCCAGTAGCGGTCTACAATCCACGATTACGGCGGGTGACGAGACACCACGTTCCGAGACGTACTGTAGACACACCCTCAGCGAATCCGGGATGTACATAGTCACCAACGCAAGTGAGGAAATGGCGACTGACCCTGCCTACGAGCGGTTCGGACTAGAGGCCTACGTCGGCGCGACGTTGCGGGCGGACGGGGCGGAGTACGGAACGCTGTGTTTCGTCAACGACAGCGAGTCGATTTCGGAGTTCTCGGACTGGCAGCAGACGCTGTTCGAACATCTCACGCAGTGGGTCGAAGCAGAGATCGAACGCGAGCTAGCTGTTGATACACGCGAGCAGAGCCAGCGACTGCTGGAAGCGACGTTCAACTCACCGGAGACGTTCATCGGTATTCTCAACGCTGACGGAAACCTTCTCAGGGCGAACACAACAGCCCTCGGATTCATCGACGCCGATGACGACGCCGTCCTCGGGGAACTGTTCTGGGAAACGCCCTGGTGGAACCACAGTGACGAAGTAGCGTGCCGTTGCCAGAACGCTGTTGAGCGGGCGAGTGAGGGCGAGATGGTCAGGTTCGAGGCCGAGCATGTCGGTGCAGACGGCCAGCGTATCTCGACCGCCGTCGTGGCCCGGCCGGTAATGGTCGACGGGACCGTCCAGAAGGTAATCGTCGAGGGGACGGACATCACGGATCTCAAGCGCCGCGAAGAGCAAATGGAGTTTTTCAACAGTATTCTCAGGCACGACATCCTCAACGGGATGACAGTCATCGAGGCGCGCGCAGAAACGCTGGCAGATGCACTTACTGGGACACAGGCGGCCTACGCCGAGACGATTCTGGACTGGAGTCAGGACATCGTCGACCTCACACAGAAGGTCCGGAGCGTCCTGAGCACGATGTCAGACGATGAGCTGACCGAGGCAGAGACGATAGAATTAGGGCCGGTCGTCGAAGGGGCAACGAAAAAAGCGGTTTCAATGGCTGAAGACTGTACGCTCAGAACAGACATCCATGGCGATACCGTGGTCGTGGCTGACGACCTCCTCGACGATGTCGTCGGAAATATCTTGACGAACGCTGTCGAGCACGGCGGTCCAGGCACCACAATCGAGGTGACGACGGACCGCGTCGGCTCGATGGTCCATCTTCGCATCGCTGACGACGGACCCGGGATACCGCCCGCAGAGCGTGAGGCAATCTTCGAGAAGGGAGAGCGTGGACCCGAGTCGACGGGGACAGGGTTCGGATTGTACTTCGTGTCGGTGATGGTCAACAACTACGGCGGCGACATCTGGGTCGAAGACAGCGACCTCGGCGGCAGCGAGTTCGTCGTTACGCTCCCGGTAGCATAA
- a CDS encoding histidine kinase translates to MTETIHLNVLLVEDNPGDAQLVEHHLNSPAVAHFVDDVTISHVESLAPVGEQPDTAYDVVLLDLGLPESTGLATLDRATEMVRGVPIIVLTGMQDREMAIEAINRGAQDYLPKADLDGDRLVRALRYAVVRSRQQRAIQRQTDQMDFFNSILQHDILNGMNVIRARGELLEDTLDSQEREYASTIVQWSDDLIDLTEKVRSVLETVTDEDGRSHEHRELQAVLTAAAERARSVGDDCTVTVESEAVTVVADELLDDVFANLFLNAVEHGGADVTIDVTTRVEDGVVTVCLADDGDGIPSSEARRIFERGEKGSESGGTGFGLYFVDTMVRSYGGDVWVEDSDLGGAAFYIELPHATP, encoded by the coding sequence ATGACTGAGACGATACACCTCAACGTGCTCCTCGTCGAAGACAATCCGGGCGACGCTCAGCTCGTCGAGCATCACCTGAACTCGCCAGCCGTAGCGCACTTCGTCGATGACGTGACGATTTCCCACGTCGAGTCCTTGGCGCCGGTCGGTGAACAGCCGGACACAGCCTACGACGTGGTGCTGCTGGACCTCGGACTCCCCGAGTCAACAGGGCTCGCGACACTCGACCGGGCAACCGAGATGGTCAGGGGAGTGCCGATCATCGTTCTCACGGGCATGCAGGACCGGGAGATGGCTATCGAAGCGATCAACCGCGGCGCACAGGACTATCTGCCGAAAGCGGATCTGGACGGTGACCGACTCGTGAGGGCACTCCGGTACGCAGTCGTCAGGAGCCGCCAGCAGCGTGCGATTCAGCGCCAGACAGACCAGATGGACTTCTTCAACAGCATCCTGCAACACGATATCCTCAACGGGATGAACGTCATTCGGGCACGCGGCGAACTCCTCGAAGACACGCTCGACAGCCAGGAACGCGAGTACGCGTCGACCATCGTCCAGTGGAGCGACGACCTGATCGACCTCACGGAGAAGGTCCGGTCAGTGCTGGAGACGGTCACCGACGAGGACGGGCGAAGCCACGAACACCGGGAGCTACAGGCCGTCCTCACGGCCGCGGCGGAGCGCGCCCGGTCGGTCGGTGACGACTGTACTGTCACCGTCGAATCGGAGGCCGTTACCGTCGTCGCCGACGAACTGCTCGACGACGTGTTCGCGAACCTCTTTCTCAACGCAGTCGAACACGGTGGTGCCGATGTGACCATCGATGTGACGACGAGGGTCGAGGACGGGGTTGTCACAGTCTGTCTCGCCGACGACGGGGACGGCATTCCGAGCAGCGAGGCCCGGCGCATCTTCGAGCGCGGCGAGAAGGGCTCTGAGTCCGGCGGCACCGGCTTCGGGCTCTACTTCGTGGACACGATGGTCCGGAGCTACGGTGGCGATGTCTGGGTCGAGGACAGCGACCTTGGTGGCGCAGCGTTTTATATCGAACTCCCACACGCGACTCCGTAG
- a CDS encoding two-component system response regulator, translated as MTESSEGRPVEILLAEDNPGDVKLTEKALEKGKVLNNLHVVNNGVEALAFLRQEGEYDDAPRPDLLLLDLNMPRKGGQEVLEEMKDDESLRRIPVVVLTSSEAEEDIIESYDLHANAYLTKPVDFDGFVDIVSSVEEFFLTVVKRPPK; from the coding sequence ATGACTGAATCCAGCGAGGGACGGCCGGTGGAGATTCTACTGGCGGAGGACAATCCCGGCGATGTCAAGCTGACCGAGAAAGCGCTGGAGAAGGGCAAGGTGCTGAACAACCTGCACGTCGTCAACAACGGTGTCGAGGCACTGGCGTTCCTCCGTCAGGAAGGCGAGTACGACGACGCACCGCGGCCTGATCTGTTGTTACTCGACCTCAATATGCCACGTAAAGGAGGGCAAGAGGTCCTCGAAGAGATGAAAGACGACGAGTCGCTTCGGCGGATTCCGGTCGTCGTGTTGACCAGTTCTGAGGCGGAGGAAGACATCATCGAATCGTACGACCTCCACGCGAACGCCTATCTGACGAAGCCAGTCGACTTCGACGGCTTCGTCGACATCGTGAGCAGCGTCGAGGAGTTCTTCCTCACGGTAGTCAAGCGGCCACCGAAATGA
- a CDS encoding histidine kinase, whose amino-acid sequence MASTEDTTLFRDVFEVNPDPIMIHDADTGTVVRANEAAGALLGCPPADVVGMHVGEFSPPGFSTADANALIAEAATSGSTQVEWTTEGPDGESRRVEVSLERAVIDDVTRVVAFIHDVTEIRRQERKHTERSQQLQTLIENLPVVVFTLDSDGVFTYSAGKGLAELGLEPGELEGVSVFEAYGQYPDIVAAVEQALDGEEVRVTQKVDGLVFETWYRPVFGDDGELTQVVSVARDITDLKQREARIETLSEATNELLYTRTEQAVADTVTQIAQRIIDQPLAAMWSYDSDDDTLYPIGATDEAVDFAAVEAASDLPPMGPESDENRLFHDGSPTVVEDYQALSNPSSPQASLRTVLFLPLEDYGMLCIGSPTVESFDSHDRFLLDILASTGAAALDRVERETRLKSKQTELERSNEALQQFAYIASHDLQEPLRMVSSYVDLLDSEYGDELDDEAAEYMAFAIDGARRMQEMVNALLRYSRVETTSSEFEETDPDAVIDRTLDALQMRIEEVDATITVGALPPVEADPNQVGQVFQNLLENAIEYAVEAGMEPRIEVSADRDDDDVVFTVSDNGPGIPAADREEVFDIFHRAGAHDTEGTGIGLAVCQRIVLRHDGRIWVEPSDDGATFKFTLPAVTEVCGDD is encoded by the coding sequence ATGGCTTCTACGGAGGACACTACTCTTTTCCGCGACGTTTTCGAGGTGAACCCGGACCCGATTATGATCCACGACGCCGACACTGGGACTGTTGTCAGGGCTAACGAGGCAGCGGGCGCGTTGCTCGGGTGTCCCCCGGCGGATGTCGTCGGGATGCACGTCGGCGAGTTCAGCCCGCCGGGGTTCTCGACGGCGGACGCAAACGCCCTGATTGCGGAGGCAGCCACGTCGGGGTCGACACAGGTCGAGTGGACGACAGAGGGTCCGGATGGGGAGAGCCGGCGGGTCGAAGTGTCGCTCGAGCGCGCCGTTATCGACGACGTAACTCGTGTTGTGGCGTTCATTCACGATGTGACCGAAATCCGGCGACAGGAACGCAAACATACTGAACGGAGCCAGCAACTCCAGACACTGATCGAGAACCTTCCGGTCGTTGTGTTCACTCTCGACTCCGATGGCGTCTTCACCTACTCGGCCGGGAAGGGACTGGCCGAACTCGGTTTAGAACCCGGCGAACTCGAAGGCGTCTCGGTGTTCGAGGCGTACGGCCAGTATCCGGACATCGTCGCCGCTGTCGAGCAAGCGCTGGACGGCGAAGAGGTCCGCGTGACACAGAAAGTGGATGGCCTCGTCTTCGAGACGTGGTATCGGCCAGTGTTCGGCGATGACGGAGAACTGACGCAGGTCGTCAGCGTCGCCCGCGACATCACTGACCTCAAACAGCGTGAGGCGCGCATCGAAACACTCAGCGAAGCGACGAATGAACTGCTGTACACCCGCACGGAGCAGGCGGTCGCGGACACGGTGACACAGATCGCACAGCGCATCATCGACCAGCCACTGGCAGCGATGTGGTCCTACGACAGTGACGACGACACCCTCTATCCGATTGGTGCGACGGACGAAGCGGTCGACTTCGCGGCGGTGGAGGCAGCGTCGGATCTCCCACCGATGGGTCCCGAAAGCGACGAGAACCGCCTGTTCCACGATGGTAGTCCGACCGTCGTCGAGGACTATCAGGCGCTATCGAACCCGTCATCGCCACAGGCATCGTTGCGGACGGTGCTGTTTCTCCCGCTCGAGGACTACGGGATGCTGTGTATCGGCTCGCCGACTGTCGAATCCTTCGACAGCCACGACCGGTTCTTGCTCGATATTCTTGCGAGTACTGGGGCCGCAGCGCTTGACCGGGTCGAACGGGAGACGCGGCTCAAATCAAAGCAGACGGAACTCGAACGGTCGAACGAGGCGCTCCAGCAGTTCGCCTACATCGCCTCACACGACCTGCAGGAGCCCCTCCGGATGGTATCAAGCTACGTGGACCTGCTGGACAGCGAATACGGCGACGAGCTTGATGACGAGGCCGCCGAGTACATGGCCTTTGCCATCGACGGGGCTCGCCGAATGCAGGAGATGGTCAATGCCCTGCTCCGGTACTCGCGGGTCGAGACAACCTCAAGCGAGTTCGAGGAGACGGACCCGGACGCGGTGATCGACCGGACGCTGGACGCCTTACAGATGCGAATAGAAGAGGTAGACGCGACCATCACAGTGGGGGCACTGCCACCCGTCGAAGCCGATCCGAACCAGGTCGGGCAGGTATTCCAGAATCTACTGGAAAACGCTATCGAGTACGCCGTGGAAGCCGGCATGGAGCCACGTATCGAGGTCAGCGCAGACAGAGATGACGACGATGTTGTGTTCACCGTCTCGGACAACGGGCCGGGGATTCCGGCGGCGGACCGCGAGGAGGTGTTCGACATCTTCCACCGGGCCGGAGCCCACGACACGGAAGGAACCGGCATCGGGCTAGCCGTCTGCCAGCGAATTGTCCTGCGCCACGACGGACGCATCTGGGTCGAACCGTCGGACGACGGCGCGACGTTCAAGTTTACGTTGCCCGCGGTAACGGAGGTGTGCGGCGATGACTGA
- a CDS encoding diphthamide biosynthesis enzyme Dph2: MSQERTDGDLRNTGLSLKHDREWDYELDRIIEAVEERDAEKVGLQFPEGLKRRGPAVADDLREELPDDVTVLLSGQPCYGACDLDTYMMRRTDVFVHFGHSPMKESDKIIYVPLFSNVDVFPIMEQAREEQLADPEEDPDVGLVTTAQHMNKFEEMREWLEERGYTVHTRRGDERLTHEGQVLGCNYASADVDADQMLYVGGGKFHPLGLAMEHPEKHVVIADPVNNVVTVADTEKFMKQRYGAVHRAMDAESWGVIFCTKIGQGRWDKAQEIVENNENAYLITMDEVTPDRLTNFGMDAYVNTGCPRITTDDGPQFKKPMLTPGEYEIAIGEKPLESLEFDTFHGTW, from the coding sequence ATGAGTCAAGAGCGGACTGACGGCGACCTCCGGAACACCGGACTGTCGCTCAAACACGACCGCGAGTGGGATTACGAGCTCGACCGAATCATCGAAGCTGTCGAGGAGCGCGACGCAGAGAAGGTGGGCCTGCAGTTCCCCGAGGGACTGAAACGCCGCGGCCCGGCCGTGGCCGACGACCTCCGCGAGGAACTGCCTGACGACGTGACGGTGTTGCTCTCGGGCCAGCCCTGTTATGGGGCCTGTGACCTCGATACGTACATGATGCGCCGGACGGACGTGTTCGTCCACTTCGGTCACTCACCGATGAAGGAGTCTGACAAGATTATCTACGTGCCGCTGTTCTCCAACGTCGACGTCTTCCCCATTATGGAGCAGGCCCGTGAGGAGCAACTCGCCGACCCCGAAGAGGACCCCGACGTGGGGCTGGTGACGACGGCCCAGCACATGAACAAGTTCGAGGAGATGCGCGAGTGGCTAGAGGAGCGCGGCTACACGGTCCACACGCGCCGCGGCGACGAGCGGCTGACCCACGAGGGGCAGGTGCTTGGCTGTAACTACGCCAGCGCCGACGTGGACGCCGACCAGATGCTGTACGTCGGTGGCGGGAAGTTCCACCCGCTCGGGCTGGCGATGGAACACCCTGAGAAGCACGTCGTCATCGCGGACCCGGTCAACAACGTCGTTACCGTCGCTGACACGGAGAAGTTCATGAAGCAGCGCTACGGCGCGGTCCACCGCGCGATGGACGCCGAGTCTTGGGGGGTTATCTTCTGTACCAAAATCGGGCAGGGCCGCTGGGACAAGGCCCAGGAAATCGTCGAGAACAACGAGAACGCATACCTCATCACCATGGATGAGGTGACACCGGACCGGCTGACGAACTTCGGGATGGACGCCTACGTCAACACCGGCTGTCCGCGCATCACGACCGACGACGGCCCGCAGTTCAAGAAGCCGATGCTCACCCCCGGAGAGTACGAGATTGCCATCGGCGAGAAGCCGCTAGAATCCCTGGAGTTCGACACCTTCCACGGCACCTGGTAG
- a CDS encoding histidine kinase, translated as MDNSGEFWLHAFESLVADLPEPAFVVDADGDITHWNQAVANILGLPASEAVGMNAYDVFGTEGQDETLAQEVIRTGEPVREDEFRSAERPDGTMAHARAVAVPLMGPGGEAIGALELLIDFSDIVEQREALQNLQSQMATDVESAVSEISDSAAAVTEQSDEIKEMAGEQSDNLDEVQSEVSGFSATVEEIASSAEEVSSQSGEARELAEESVETAEETIERVEDATESAEQVASDSAELRGHIEEIDEFVEVINDIADQTNMLALNANIEAARSNSDSDGFAVVADEIKELADESKQHADEVERIVGEVREMADDTAENVEETTDAIQQALTDLETVLDNQEAILDAASETEQGIGEVAAATDDQAASAEEIASMIDEIAQRAAEVSESIDELADENETQHQMARDLEENVERVERRLAEIMR; from the coding sequence ATGGACAACAGCGGAGAGTTCTGGCTCCATGCGTTCGAGTCGCTTGTCGCGGATTTACCCGAGCCGGCGTTCGTGGTTGATGCGGACGGCGATATCACACACTGGAATCAAGCAGTGGCAAACATTCTCGGCCTTCCGGCGAGTGAGGCGGTCGGGATGAACGCCTACGATGTGTTTGGCACAGAAGGTCAAGACGAGACGCTCGCTCAGGAGGTCATCAGGACAGGGGAGCCAGTCCGCGAGGACGAGTTCCGCTCCGCCGAGCGGCCCGACGGGACGATGGCCCACGCGCGGGCGGTTGCTGTCCCACTCATGGGTCCCGGCGGGGAGGCTATCGGAGCACTGGAGTTACTGATCGATTTCAGCGATATCGTTGAACAGCGCGAAGCGCTCCAGAACCTCCAGTCACAGATGGCGACAGACGTCGAGTCGGCGGTCAGCGAAATCAGCGACTCCGCCGCAGCCGTTACCGAGCAGTCCGACGAGATCAAGGAGATGGCCGGAGAGCAGTCCGACAATCTCGACGAGGTCCAGTCCGAGGTCTCCGGATTCAGCGCCACCGTCGAGGAAATCGCCTCCAGCGCCGAGGAAGTGAGCAGCCAGAGCGGTGAGGCCAGGGAACTCGCCGAGGAATCCGTCGAAACAGCCGAGGAAACCATCGAACGCGTCGAGGATGCGACTGAGTCCGCCGAACAGGTCGCGTCGGACTCGGCGGAGCTCCGGGGCCACATCGAAGAAATCGACGAGTTTGTCGAGGTCATCAACGACATCGCGGACCAGACGAACATGCTGGCACTGAACGCCAACATCGAAGCTGCGCGGAGCAACAGCGACAGCGACGGGTTCGCGGTCGTCGCCGACGAGATCAAGGAACTGGCCGACGAGTCCAAGCAGCACGCCGACGAGGTCGAGCGTATCGTGGGGGAGGTCCGCGAAATGGCCGACGACACCGCCGAAAACGTCGAGGAAACGACGGACGCGATCCAGCAGGCGCTTACTGACCTCGAGACGGTGCTTGACAATCAGGAGGCCATTCTCGACGCCGCGTCGGAAACCGAACAGGGCATCGGCGAGGTTGCGGCGGCGACTGACGACCAGGCCGCAAGTGCCGAGGAAATCGCCAGCATGATCGACGAAATCGCCCAGCGTGCCGCCGAGGTGTCCGAGTCCATCGACGAGCTGGCTGACGAAAACGAAACCCAACATCAGATGGCCCGGGACTTAGAGGAAAACGTCGAGCGTGTCGAGCGCCGACTCGCCGAGATCATGAGGTGA
- a CDS encoding regulator gives MSIETDTAADIDGDHVEALATEFGEAIAELPVYQRFKETKDAVENHDEAQAAIKEFEQIREEFMLARQTGNASQEDLRKVQQKQEELHDIPVMSDYLEAQNELELRLQELNEIVSEELAVDFGQKAGGCCED, from the coding sequence ATGAGCATCGAGACCGATACCGCCGCTGATATCGACGGTGACCACGTCGAAGCGCTCGCTACAGAGTTCGGCGAGGCAATCGCCGAGCTGCCGGTGTACCAGCGATTCAAGGAGACGAAAGACGCCGTCGAGAACCACGACGAGGCGCAGGCGGCTATCAAGGAGTTCGAGCAGATCCGAGAGGAATTCATGCTCGCCCGTCAGACCGGGAACGCTTCGCAGGAAGACCTCCGGAAAGTCCAGCAAAAGCAGGAGGAACTCCACGACATCCCGGTAATGAGCGACTATCTGGAGGCTCAGAACGAACTCGAACTGCGCCTGCAGGAACTCAACGAGATTGTCTCTGAGGAACTGGCCGTTGACTTCGGGCAGAAAGCCGGCGGTTGCTGCGAGGACTGA
- a CDS encoding universal stress protein UspA, producing the protein MYDHILLASDGTAASTNAESHAIALAAEHDADLHVLYVVDEDVYTAYSGDEYVDESEGPEHGLEETGQETLARIQADAESAGVDATTTLKHGRPAESIIETADEADVDLLVLGTKRRPAEYRSLLGSITDKVLRLSERPAVVVKTEVEE; encoded by the coding sequence ATGTACGATCATATCCTCCTCGCATCGGATGGGACAGCAGCGTCAACCAATGCCGAATCCCACGCAATTGCCCTCGCAGCGGAACACGATGCGGACCTCCACGTGCTGTATGTCGTCGACGAAGACGTGTACACGGCCTACAGCGGCGACGAGTACGTCGACGAGTCGGAAGGACCGGAACACGGCCTCGAAGAGACGGGTCAGGAGACGCTGGCCCGGATACAGGCCGACGCAGAGTCGGCCGGCGTCGACGCAACGACGACCCTGAAACACGGACGGCCAGCCGAGTCCATCATCGAAACCGCCGACGAGGCGGACGTCGATCTGCTCGTACTCGGGACGAAGCGGCGGCCGGCGGAGTACCGGAGCCTTCTCGGCAGCATCACAGACAAAGTGCTCAGGCTGAGCGAACGACCGGCGGTCGTAGTGAAAACTGAAGTCGAGGAGTAA